CCCTCGTCAGTAGTAACACTTTGCGAGTACACGAGGCTTTGTTTCGTGGTCTGTATCGCCACGGGACTCTTTGAGGCTATAGTCTCCGCGATTTCCATCACTCCAAGTATGGCCCTGCGGTGAAATAAGTCAGGTtataccattgacatatatataacTAAGGACGGgacttacgggcactaagaatggcgctagttcagtggtgtcactctcgaatttgagccaatcgtacagtctaacggaactagttgcgtccaatcgcgcgcgtggtgcgGACTCAtcgaccaatcgcgttgcggtgttagactgcatgattggctcgaaATCGTgggcgtgacaccgctgtactggccccattcttattgtccgtaaggcccgtccttagataggtatgtatatatgtcaatgggttacacaaatatcaaacataaattaaatagtgGCTATGTCAGCTGGGTCATTCCAGCGGAAACGACACCACATAACAGTGTtgaccgaacgttaattagaattgaaataactaactattgtggtgcagtgatccaaagagggtcttggcctccaaaacgagagaacgccacctgtcccgatcctgtgccacttcctaccagttatcggctttgagttggcacagatccgcctgtacactgtcgctccagcggtatctgggccgacccactggacgctCTCTTAACACCCCGATCCTCACCCTCTTCCGTCTTCCTCCTGCcgttatcccacgttatgtggggtcggcacaacatgttattctcttccattctcctctatctttcgtcacctcagcactcactcctttctttctcatatcctctttcacacaatccatccatcgttttttcggtctaccatccgctctccgtccatcaacattcattcctaacattctttttcctatatgacattcatccctcctcattaaatgcccataccacgctaacctaccactccttatcttctccgctaccggtgctactttcaaacttccccttatatactcattcttaatccgatcctttctcgtcactccacacatccatctcaacattctcatttccgctgcgtgcactcttctttcatccgtcactttcgtcgcccagcattctgatccatacattacaacaggtctcacgatcgtcctgtagattttccccttaagtttaaggggcattcgtggatcgcaagttgttcgagagacctgtcgccatttcatccatcccgcatttattctattttaacgTCACGGTCGATGTTGCCGTCACTTTGGATCAATGACTCAAGGTACCGGAAATCGGAGCAGACTGGTAGGGATGCACCATCTAAGGCAATATGGGAAAAACTGGATAAACTACCGAAATCGCAGAACATATGCTCCGTTTTGGTTCTGCTTATTTTCAGTCCCACACTTTCCAGCTTTTCTTGCCATTTTCCCAGCCTGCTCTGGACCTCAAGTGCATTTTCTCCGACAAGAACAATGTCGTCGGCAAACAGCATACACCAGGGTGCATCCTCCTGTATGTTCGATGTCAGAGCATCCATAACCAGGAGGAACAAATACGGACTTAAAGCTGACCCCTGGTGTAAACCTACCGCCACATTGAACTTGTCGGTTACTCCAGCTTCAGACCTGACGTGAGTACTGGCTCTATCATACATAGCCTGAATAAGCCGCACATACTTCTCTGGCATTCCTTTTTCTCTCATAGCCCACCACAGAACCTTACGGGGGACTCTATCGTATGCCTTTTCCAGGTCCACGAACACCATGTGCAAGTTCTTTTGCGCAAGTCTATATTTTTCGCACAATTGGCGAAGTGCAAATATGGTGTCCGTAGTTCCCCGGCCCGGCATAAACCCAAATTGGTTCTGTGTTACCTCACTTTCTTCTCTCATTCGTCTCGCTACCACTTTTTCCCATATCTTCATACTATGTGACATGAGCTTTATTCACCGATAGTTGTTGCAATCCTGTACATCACCCTTATTGTCATCCATCGTCATCTGACATGCTACTCACGAGTCCTTGTCCTTGTACACTTTGCTGACGAGTCCTAGCGCGAGCGCCTCTTTGGCGTCCATCTTCCTCGCCGTGTAGCACAACTCACGGGCTATAGAAGTGTTGCCAATCACCTGAAATGATTGGAATCATTGTTCATGACCTAGATAAATAAGTTTATTggtcaaaattttaatttttgatgtaTTCTTTCATTCAAGAGTTGAAAATTTTACGCGAACTGGTTGAGAAATATGACATGTAGAGGAGAACGACCTATCTACGTGTTATGTTAAATGTAACTATatttttgagtggcattaaagTGAGACAATTAATTTGGTTTTTGTCTGTTTGCCTCATTTCATTCCTTGTCTTATAATAACCTATATATATGATAATTTGGTACCtaatcgtttttagggtttcgtagccaaatggcaaaaaacggaacccttatagattcgtcatgtccgtctgtctgtccgattctgtcacagccacttttttccgaaactataagagctgtactgttcaaacttagtaagtggatgtattctatgaaccgcattaagattttcacacaaaaatagaaaaaaaaaaacaataaattttgggggttccctatacttagaactgaaactctaaaaatcttttttcatcaaacccatacgtggggtatctatggataggtcttcaaaaatgatattgaggtttctaatatcatttttttctaaaatgaattgtttgcgcgagagacacttccaaagtggtaaaatgttgaacgagatctagtaagtagttttttttaatacgtcataaatggtacggaacccttcatgggcgagtccgactcgcacttggccgcttttttattatatatattttagctctgacacttagagacttttacatctctaaagaattttagatattttagtatttggttgttatatgtatatttttgtaaagtaTTGTTTTTTGTGTTATTCGACATTTATACTGTATACACCTCTAATAAATTATCTAATCCATTGATTCCATaccatattattaaaatatattaatatttggggacaattttacacaagtCGACCTAGCCCCAAGGGTGCAAATACATAAACCCAGTAAGTCACGTTACTCACATAGGTGTAGAAACAATCTAGTTTAACAGGATGATTATGACCATTTATGTATATACGTATTCTACAGTattgatatacgggacaaaaacgggacgggtaaaaatacgggacacgatacttaaatacggtgacggTCCCGtttatacgggacgtatggcaaccctacctaTAATGGTTCCTCCTTTTGTTTTCTTTTGAGATAGAGATGagttaaaagtctttacttacggtggcgtcgttgatcgggtcgccactttcccgaatgaaggttgagggaggcgatggctgagatacacgtcatactcgtgaacgggtgctgtttgtggagaccggtctgtttaagcttacacggggtacaggttatgttaaagtatgtaactttacttttgagtggcattaacgtgagacacttcattcggttcttgtctgttttaattaattattttattttttgtcttttaattatttatataagaattcaagccttggcgaccctctacatgtctaaggataatttaatttttttttttataatttatctctgacatttagagacttatacatctctaaagaattttagtattttatggttttattttattatcatagttttttttgtgtaatttgacatttagagacagtatacatctctaataaagtatttattatttcatcgattccatatttgtaattgtttttttttttaatttttattgtttgtaaaaatggacatgtaaaagtgcccctgtggcctatttgctgaataaatgtttgatatttgatatttgagttAACCAATcacgtgcttgatatttttcagtgacttctattattataataaaataatgggtGATAACTGGTAACTACAGTTGCACTAAGCACGTGAGTGGTTATATAAGTATACTAACTTTAGGTAACCTCTGCAGCGTCCCCACGTCTGCCGCGAGACCAATGTCCACTTCTTTGACCTGGAACCAGCAGTCTTCTGTACAGTATCTGGAAACCAGATAATTTAAGTCTACTATCTGGAAACCAGAAATATATTCTAAGGCATTTTGAAGGCCGTGGGTTCCGATCCTGGGTACCTTTCTGGGGAGCTTTTTGGAACTAATGAACGGAATATCATTTCGTATTTGGTATTTACCACTATATAGCTtatcggtgaaagaaaacatcgtgagaaaacatGCATATTGTGGATACATACCGATACGTGAAGGCTCGCGATCCTgattagagctcaacgagggggggcgcgtttagggtcggcaacgcgcatgtaacttctctggagtttcaggcgtacagaggctacggagactgcttaccatcaggcgggccgtatgcatgattaccaccgacgtagtataaaaaaaaacataaaaataaaaaaaagtggtgAAAAGAGAAACGCTCAATACCTGCATAGTATTGAGCTTCTGGATCATAGTTGTAGTATTGGACTATAGATGGTTGGTTTTATGGTATAATTTTGCTGACAAACTTTGCCGCTTTTGTACCTTGGCTGACGGGATAGAATAACAACTTTAGATATGGGTGACTGTTGGGGAGGACATAGAACAAAGTTCACTTTAGTACAACGATTTATTATGACTCCATCATTATATCAGGTTGCAAAAATAGATTTCTCAAGGCCAGGGGGTGCCGCGGTATCGTATTATTTAGTTATGTGCGCACTGTATCAGTGGGGagacactagagcgttcgggcattctcggctccgttcggctcagcattgctccgagcaattagggttggcacaacatGACGTCCCTTTTCGTGCACAAGCACAGATTagataatgacttgaaatttgacaaccctaaatagccgaaagggatagtgccatacattagaaagagacagcacgatttgtccctgaatcgctgtcaaacttcggttttgttgGAAGTTTCATTTCTCTACAGTAGTACTATTACTTTTCTGTGACTGTAAGACTTGCGCTAAGCTTCTCCATTGAACTGTATACAGTATCACACACACAGTTCAATTAATCAATAcgtttatttgtaaacacagGTACATAATAGGTCTTATAATTATAGTAGCGTATCACCATGTTTTGCCAttaggcatacaaatatttaagtcaaGATGGAGCATGCAATTATTCAGGTCTACAGTATCGGGTTCTtctaaaaaggagtgtacacgTTTTCATATTGAAGGGTtgtcaacgcgcatgtagcaccCCTGGaattacaggcgtccataggctgcggtgactgcttactatcaggcgggacgtatgcttgtttgccaccgtcgtggtataaaaaaaaataccaaaaatgcTGACTCTAAACACGCGTCACCGCCATGTCCCTGTCCCTACACAACAATAAATAGCTGACCCACCTCATGTCAGCGGCAGTGATCAGGTCCACCCCCGCGCCGACGCATGCGTTGTGGGATACTGTCAGCACCGGCTTCACACACTTCTCCAGTGAGGAAATCCCGTCCTGAAACAGTCGGCGAATTGTATAAGTTCTAGCTATTACATCCCTAAGTATCATTTTTAATTCAAGCTTTTATCTTAGTTTTTATTCTTGTAATAatcaatgatttttattattacatatgcGAGTATAGCTCTCAATTAATTGtcaagttattttatattttatcaattaccTAATTTTAATTGCTTCTTAGTTTAAGTTTTGATATTTTAACTTAACTGGACTGTGCAtacctttaattttaattacaattttataattttaatcttttaatttacaattaattttattattacccaTCAATGAATtgtcaagttatttttattttatcaattattaatttaattttaatgtctagTCAAGAATGTTTCTGTTATAcacctaattattattattattattttattgtaaatgtaatCCTATGGTATACCTATGGATCGATGTTGTCtggaataaatgattaattatattattattgtctctgactgtacttattaagtaaaatatgcTTCCATCAATAGACTGTGCATAGACAAATTAATCTTTTTAATAGTCtaaaacacgaaaaaaaatatatgaaactttatgatgtttctcacaaaacactataaaatgatttggttttctttctttctgcaaattcataaaactttgcctcaattcctaaaaaataAGCTTTAATAATGCCTAagttcctaccattaccccactctcgtccgtatagtcagtgcggggcaagtcatattgctagacggacctgtgctgcgtGGCGCGAgcgagcaagcgaaattctatttcgaacggTATAAGTTCCGCCCAAACGCGCCAGGCCGTTGGCGTCGGGTGCAGCCTTAATGTTCATAAATAATGACTTACCTGATATAGCCCAATGATTTTGTTCATGAATCTCACTTGCCGAGCAAGATCCCCACATTCCCCAATGTCACTAGCTTTTTCCATGAAACTGTTTAGGTCTATgcctgtaaaataaaatatatatgttaaaaaTACAGTAATTACATGAAAAAAGAAGagatcatattattataaagagATGAGTtaagacatttgtgtatgtagtattaataaaagaaaagaaaaacagtcagtgataaatgattttaatatttaaacaggCTTCATATTTGCAATAGTTTATCCTAAGACCCAATGTGCATTACAATGTACAAATCATTTTAATTGGATTAGAACCATTCATAAACCATATAAAGTagcatttattttgtaaacaaacaaaattcatCCCAATTAATTATGAAAAAGATTGAAATTAAACACAGAAATATTTTGAATAGTGGGCCTGACCAGGGTAGAgaacattaaaaaacaaaactgaaaACATACCTCCAGTGAAATGTTTCCCTTGTGCTGAAAGTACAACCACTCGGCATTCAGGGTTTAGACTCAGTGCTTCAAAACATTGTTTCATCTCTCTGAAATTAGCAATTCACTAGTAGGCGGGTCCACCTAGAGCGAGCGAGTGATCATGTATGTGCGAGGCAATCTCCTCgcacacaaaccggccagtgtagacgtgcctcagccGAGGCAGCGCGCGCGTTTtactcgcccgagcgcgccacCTTGGTTGAGGTaagtctacactggccgttttgtgcgcgaggaaattgcctcacgcgtatgctcgctctgtgtggacctgcctagttactaaataaaaaaattgtttgtatgGAATATACAATCTTAAAAAAAGGATTTTATGACATACTACAGTTTTAGTCAACCACATATAATACATCCGTCGTCCATaccaaaagagaaaatgtttttccactaactgttttccattctccatgattttttagtatgttgacacaatgaaaaaaataataataatatatatatatatatatatatattaaccctacaatatattatgctgaagtgattgacataaaaatcaaagtgatttgttaagatttagttagtggaaacccgttatttcgttaggatcacaaagttattcttccctcttagggtcaatgtggggaagaccagaatataaaattaattatcagAGGGCAAGAACTCTcgtgtttgtatatgtatctacagtcatgaaatttgaaAGTTTGTCACTTTTGAACCATAACCATTACATAGAATCGAAAAGTGACAAACCTTTTTCCGTGACTGTATGTGTCACAGACACAGTCAATAAGGAAGAGCTTCACGACTTCTGTTCTACTGACCTTCTCTATGTGGGGTATGTGTACAAAAGACTAGCTTAGACTACTTtagtttgttttcttttagtaGAGACTtactaaaagaaaacaaactaAAGGATGTtaaacttaaagatgtcctgtTCTGCACGAAAACAAGATTTGAGGGGAAGAGTATGGGAATGCCGCCAGGACAATAACTTGCAGttccaacttcagggaattgggtGAATGAACGCAGCACGCGATCAAAAGCTCACCTGTtaccggccgggcgtccctacactataTCTACATGTGTACAAGCGCAAGAGTTAAAAGCAATGAAAAAGCATGCATTCGATTTTCTCCAATGACTTTACATAGTGGAATGTCCGGGTACTTACATCCACATATTGTGGTTAAATGTGTTCAGTTTCTTAGGCCTATTTAGCTCCACATGAAATACGTGTTTTTTTGGTATTGACACAGCTAAAGTATCGAATTTAGGCACTTCACTAGTCGATgaataaaatcttaataaacctgaaaatataaaataaatgaaaatgccATTTCTTTACTGTAAATAGTAAAATGCAACTGTAATAATTTATCAACCTACTTGTTATTCTGTGTTgtttaaaaactatgtttttcaATAAAGACGTCATGTTCCTACAACTTGcaagtatttaattaaaataaataaactaacagAACTAAAATGAggaaaagaaaacaaaagagcAAAGTCCAAATTGTTTGGAaacttaaataacaaatgaaaGTCGTCAAGTTGTGTTGTCAATCGGGCGGTGATTTGTGTGGTAATGTCAATCTCAAACTGACAGTTGCCATGCGATTGTTCCAAAACATACGTTTCAAACTTACAAAACCAAAGACCATTCCATAACCACgcaggggcctaccgcgaaaatcgaaattcgcaaatagctgtgatctttctcttttactctcactaagacgtaattagagtgataaaaaaatccccgcaattgacgaacttcggttttcgcggttatagcccagttaCAGAAGGAAGAAAGAAGACCTTAAACGTCAAAGGACAGAAAACGGAAacttataatcataaatataagTCGGTGCTTATTAACacaaagagtag
This genomic stretch from Cydia pomonella isolate Wapato2018A chromosome 24, ilCydPomo1, whole genome shotgun sequence harbors:
- the LOC133530963 gene encoding delta(3,5)-Delta(2,4)-dienoyl-CoA isomerase, mitochondrial-like, whose amino-acid sequence is MTSLLKNIVFKQHRITSLLRFYSSTSEVPKFDTLAVSIPKKHVFHVELNRPKKLNTFNHNMWIEMKQCFEALSLNPECRVVVLSAQGKHFTGGIDLNSFMEKASDIGECGDLARQVRFMNKIIGLYQDGISSLEKCVKPVLTVSHNACVGAGVDLITAADMRYCTEDCWFQVKEVDIGLAADVGTLQRLPKVIGNTSIARELCYTARKMDAKEALALGLVSKVYKDKDSAILGVMEIAETIASKSPVAIQTTKQSLVYSQSVTTDEGLAHIRLINQAMLLSDDLSKSAMAAVAKEQAEFDNY